Proteins encoded together in one Gigantopelta aegis isolate Gae_Host chromosome 8, Gae_host_genome, whole genome shotgun sequence window:
- the LOC121379011 gene encoding collagen alpha-1(XXIII) chain-like: MGITGPPGIPGQKGDPGVTGDPGVPGMIGPPGLPGPPGEPGIIEGGSGEGLPGPPGPPGPMGPMGLEGPPGIKGDMGPQGIKGEVVSYFVHVMHV, from the exons ATGGGAATTACAGGGCCTCCA GGTATCCCAGGTCAGAAAGGTGATCCAGGTGTAACAGGTGACCCAGGTGTTCCAGGTATGATTGGGCCCCCAGGTTTACCTGGTCCACCA GGGGAACCTGGTATTATTGAGGGTGGAAGTGGAGAAGGG CTTCCTGGCCCACCAGGCCCTCCTGGACCAATG GGACCAATGGGACTCGAGGGCCCACCGGGTATCAag GGAGATATGGGACCACAAGGAATAAAGGGAGAAGTAGTAAGTTATTTTGTACACGTTATGCATGTTTAA